Genomic DNA from Garra rufa chromosome 22, GarRuf1.0, whole genome shotgun sequence:
AGATCCAAGGTCAGTCTGACATCTGCTCTGTTCACATGCTTATCATTTCTgctgcagtttttgccatttcttttttaatgtatCCAAACAAAAAATGCAATTGTCATTACATTGTAATATCTGTGCTTTTCAAAAATATTAACTAGCTAAGCTGTAACTTTCAAGAGTTTAGTACATCCAAAGTATTATAACCGTGGTTTAATACGTCTTAAACTTGTCACACGTTAAAAAACGAACACTGATGCTATGTCATATTTTACAGAGAAGTTGGGGCACAAAGTTTCTGCCCCTCACCCTTAATGTCCCAAAGTTCAAACGACACGTCAGTCATTAACCAACAAGCCCAAAACCAGCCTCCCCTCGCTCTGTCCCGTTCATTTGCTCTCATCCGCTGTTTATTTGCTCTGGAAACATTGCGCAGAACCTGTCGGTCTTGGCATCCATAATTACAGGTGagaaggtttttttgttttttattcctAACAATTTCAGACTTTATTTCACTTCGGGGTAGTGTTCATTTCACAGAGTTAGACACTAAAGTGAATCTTTTTCTGCTTCTTTTCTATGTTGACAGGTTTCACTGATGTTTGGTCTGTAGAGATCTCTGTGTCGAAACCTAAACGTGTGGCTGCGTGTATAAATGTATATGACACATGTACTTGTGTACTTGTGGTTTGCTGTATAGACATTGAAATATCAGAGTAGAGAAGCGCACACTGCTGTAATGTGTCACTGCTGCAGATCTTAAGATTAGTTCTGTGCAGGGATCAGTAGTTCACCACTTGAGGTTTTTCAAAACCACCCTTAGCGTCCTCAAGAAGTGTCCGAGCAGTGGAGATGTGTTCTCTTCTTCGGCCGCCGGCGTTGAGTCGTTTCACGTCCGTTCGGTTCAAGAGCGTGGCCTCCTCTCAGTCTCTGGCGGCGAAGCGAGACCCTAACCTCTGCAACCCTTCATCTCCTGACTTTCTGACCTTTGAGGATCCTCAAGCATTCAAGGCGAAGAGTTTCTGGGAGCTGATCCGAGCCCTCGGCGTCTTCAGGCTTTGCTCAATCCCTGCGCTGGTGAACCACTGTGGTAAGGTGAGGTGAGGTGAGGCGTACTGCCCTATAGAGTCACCGCAGTTTAACACACTCTCTTGGATAATCTAGATATTTGATCTGGTCTGGAAGAAATATGTAGTTGAGTATCATCTGTGTTTCAGTGCTCATCCCAAGTTTTCTAATAATGTTTCCAGTTGGCAGCATGTGTAATGAAAACATCAGAGGGACTAATACAGATCCTTGAGGCACTCCATACTCTACAGCTTCCTCATTTACATTGCCCctgagatccactttcctgcagggtttagctctaacccttgatcaaactcacctgcctgtgaCTTTCTAGTGATCCTAAAGACCTTGACTACATTattcagctgtgtttgattagggtaggAGCTGAtatctgcaggaaagtggatcttgtgggccagagttgagaaacccTGGGTTAGACCATAGGTTATCATGGTTTGACATTTTTCAGTCTATAGTCATATGGTGTGTAGCATATATCCAAAGATAGCATATATCCAAAGATATTATCCAACAAGAGCTCCTTTGATGACATCTAATAACCCTAACGTTTCTCATTATCTCATGTCTAATGAAGCTGATGAGCATTACAAGGAAGGTTGTGGGCAAGCGGTGTTTCTGCATGGTGGTGCGTCCATCTGTGTACGCTCAGTTTGTCGCCGGAGAGACGGAGGGTGAGATCGCAGACTCCATGCAGAAGATGAGCTCGCTGGGGCTCCACCCCATGTTAGCCGTCCCCATCGAAGAGGACCTGGGAGAGAGCACCGGGTGAGACATTCAGATTTCTGATGATTTTTGCCATATGAGAGGCTGTGCTGCACCACAAGGCCCAGTGAGCCCAGATATGCAGCTGCACCATGAGACCCACTAAGCCCAGGGGCTGAGCAGCACCGTGGGACCCAGTAAGCCTGGACATGGAGCTCCAcattataagatttttttgtcttcagtCTTTTCACCCTCATGTACAACTATTTCTAGGAATAAGGCTGAATTTGTAGTGACGCAATAAAGTTTAATTGCATACTACAGCTATGATCTAATTACGTCACATGTTTCATAATCAAACCTGCATAAAAATGGATATTGCATTAATATATAATTTGAATACCtttgttatttttattcttaTGGGTCAAACAGTAAACAATGTAAGTACTGACTTTACTTTGATCACTGTATATCTACAGGGAACGCCGATATGAAGATAATCTGGTGTCCATGCTGGAGTGTGTCCACATGTCTCACATCAAAGGCTGGAGTAAAAATCCCATGATGCAGCTGAAGATCACAGCGCTTGTCAGTCCAGAGCTGTGTGTGAGTGTTTCATATGAGCTGAGATGAACAAATATTGAGGTTCTTTGTTTAATATGTACTTTTGACAGAATGATTCTATCCATTTTGGTCATTTTCTCTATTTAAAGTACAAATATTGCTAGCCTTATTAGTAATTATATTAATTCCTCCTCAGGCTAAGCTGACGTCTTTGCTAAAGACAGAAAAATATGATCTGAACTTGCTTGTGAGAGCCATGGAGGGAGAGGTACAGATATTATTTATTCTCTGTAGAACGTCACAAGTTTATTATAGTCAGTTATTATTGCTTTAGATGATGTTCTTTTTACCCGACAGCAAGTCCTGTTTCCTGGCCTGACCGAGAGTGAAAACACACACTTACTCTTAGGCCTTCAGAGACTCAACAAAATAGGAGAGGTACCGAAACTTAAGTGGAAATGGACAAAAATAAAGTTCCCACTGGGACTGACCAGACACACTGTGTTTGTAGGCGAGTGTTGATAAAGTCCGTGTTCTGGTGGATGCGGAGTACACTTACATCAATCCAGCGCTGTCACTCATCACTGCGGCCATGATGAAGAAATTCAATCAACAAAGCGCCTGGATCTGGAACACCTATCAGTGCTACCTCAAGGTCTCCACAAACAACTTCTAACTGCCATTGATTGAAAAATCTTGACAAGCAAACTCTCTAATGGCTTTACAGATACGCTTTGTTTCTTCACCAGGAATCAAGGAATCTTTTACTCGATGCCATTCAGACG
This window encodes:
- the prodh2 gene encoding hydroxyproline dehydrogenase; amino-acid sequence: MCSLLRPPALSRFTSVRFKSVASSQSLAAKRDPNLCNPSSPDFLTFEDPQAFKAKSFWELIRALGVFRLCSIPALVNHCGKLMSITRKVVGKRCFCMVVRPSVYAQFVAGETEGEIADSMQKMSSLGLHPMLAVPIEEDLGESTGERRYEDNLVSMLECVHMSHIKGWSKNPMMQLKITALVSPELCAKLTSLLKTEKYDLNLLVRAMEGEQVLFPGLTESENTHLLLGLQRLNKIGEASVDKVRVLVDAEYTYINPALSLITAAMMKKFNQQSAWIWNTYQCYLKESRNLLLDAIQTSVSQSFCLGVKLVRGAYMDKERKLAEKEGRTDPIHDSWEHTNDSYNGCLEIMLNLISEKPERYMIIVATHNEESVRRAVMRMEELGLHRDGSSVCFGQLLGMCDHVSLTLAQHGFSVYKSVPYGSVDDTLPYLVRRAQENRTVLQGIRKERDLLRLELRRRLREKITGSR